From Antechinus flavipes isolate AdamAnt ecotype Samford, QLD, Australia chromosome 1, AdamAnt_v2, whole genome shotgun sequence:
atttgaaaattgttcatatcctttgactatccaTTGggcaatttttataaatttgagtcagttctctctatgttttagaattgaagtctttatcagaaaaactgatgtaaaattttcccctagctttttgcctcccttctaatcttggctgcattggttttgtttatacaaaaactttttaatttaatgtaatcaaaattacccattttgcatcTCATAAAGTTCTCTTAATTATTCTTTGGCCATACCTTTCTTTTCTATTGAtgtgagaggtagactatccttgtTCTCCTCATTTGCTTATagatcaccctttatgtctaaatcattttgaccttatcttgatataggatgttagatgttgatcaatgcctagtttctaccatactattttctggttttcttagcaaattttgtcaaatagtgagttcctattccagaagttggaatctttgggtttatcaaacaatagtaTAATCATTGTAAACTTAACTTATTCATTCCCCTGATCTACTACTGTATTTCtaagtcaataccaaatggttttgatgaccgccaAGTTATAGCTTTAGgcctggtacagttaggccaccttcttttgcattttttttttttatttattcccttgaaattcttgatctttcgtctttccagttttctaacTCTACATAGCAATTTCTtgacaatttgattggtatggcactgaataagtggaCTAACTTatgtagaattttcatttttattttgataattatatttcagtttAACCAGTTTCCCTTGTAaccctgtattttattttatgaattttaaaaataaaatctttagtagtgtatagagcaccagccctgaagtcaggaggacctgaattcaaatctggtcttagtcacttaacatttcctagctgtgtgaccttgggcaagtcacctaaccccaattgctcagcaaaaaaaatagatatatatgatTTTGACAAGGGGCCATAGTCTTCATCAGAATGACTACCAAGCAGGTCTATGATCCACAAAAAACACTTAAGAATTGCTACTCCTAGAGGGAAGTCCAAAAACGAAGGGTTAATTTAAGGGCAACTTACTGTTTTCATTAGAGTTAGTGATCTGAACAAGGTAACTTTGCAGATTGGCGCATCTAAATAACAGTAGCTACTGGTTTGCTTGCTGATGCTGCTGTCTTGAGGCAGCTCTATTTATTGGCCAGGGCTGGCCTCTAGGACCCTGTAGTCCTTTCTTCCATCTGTTTCTGCCTTGGGGGGTTTGAAACATTAGCATTTGAAGTTCAGGTTGATTACTTGGAGATAGCTCTAAGgaagttttattactttttatcatgatataatttttctataatcaTTTTCTAATAATGATAGTATTTCAAATGTTGAGTCACTCATATTGTATAGAAATAAAACTTATCTCTCACAGTTTCTGACTGCTAAACACACAAAACAGGGCCCAAGGAAGGGAGTGGGTAGAAATTGAGGAAGGAGAAGGTAACTCAGGCCTTCTTTTTTTTGGATTGCCAGGGATATTAAAGATTGTGTCCCAGGTTAAAGAGAATCTTTTCCTTGGTACTGCCTCCTAGGAAAAAAGAGTCCTTTCTCTTAAGGCAGATTTCCCTCTAGATGGAAAGCCATCTCTAACATCTGCATATAATGGTAAATTTAGTTCCCTTCTCCTGGAAGGGTgtttattctaaaattttattagtcTTTATCTACTGTTTTCTGTGCATCTCATATAACTGATAGTGCTTCCAGTCACTTCCTCCCCCTTGTTTAGGTACTGTCTATTTTGGGCAATTTGTTTTCTCATACTGGCCACAATGATTGAGGTTCTGCTTCTGACTATGCTGCTTAGGGAAGTCCAGCTGACACTGTCCATCAAGATTCCTTTGCTCTGACCCAAGGAATGCAAACCCTGAGGTTCTTTCATTCCCTAGGTAGTTATCAAGAACCTTTCTGGAGTTAATGGCCTTAATATTCCTAATGTTAGACTTtgctctctctcatttcttcctcccctcctccccccacattCTATGCCCAGGAAATATGTTTCCAACCATTGGGGATGTTCATCTCGCCCCATTCACAGATGAGCAGCTCTACATGGAACAGTTTACCAAGGCCAATTTCTGGTGagttctttcccttctctgtgaGCTTTGCCCTGGTGGCTCCCTGAGGCCATGGTCAGAGCTTGATAACTGCCTGCATGCAAGAATGTCTAGCCTAGCTTATACACAAGCTTTGGGGATTCTCAGACATGGTGGTTTTCTGTTCCCCAGGCAAAGCTGGCCTTGCTTTCTAGGGTACTATTTATTTTTGTACTCTTGGGCCCTGTGGATgggttggactaggtgacctctaagGGCCTTTGTGCCTTAATACTGTACCTCTAATGAAGGTTTTTATCGTCTGCTAGTATAGGCTGGCAAAGAGCAGCTCTCCTTTTTCCATCTCATTCCTCCCATTCCCATTTATTTCTATCCTGCCtgccttctttatttctctcaggAAAAGCTCTGCCCCAGGTCGCCAGCTAAAAAATATTATCCTTGGGATTGACCCCTGACTAGTTTGATGCCTACAATAATGTCTTCTTTCTTGTATATGTGACAAACACTTTTCAAATTATTCCATCCTCTGATCAGTTAAAAACTTAGTCTTTGGAAGTGTGACTTCTACAGGGCAGGCCAAGTCCTCACAGGACACAGGTTGGTCAGCTCCTCCTTGGTGGGGGTGggcttctttcctctttctttaggTATCAGCCGTCTTTTCATGGAGTTGACTTGTCGGCACTTAGAGGAGCGGCAGTAGATGAGTATTTCAGACAGCCCGTTGTGGTGAGTGTCCTGGCACTCCTCTAGCCTTTAGGGCGCTGGGGGacggagtggggggggggggtctgcaTGGAAGCTTTGCTCATTGGTTTCCTGCTGTAGCCATGATTCTCATCAAGGCTTGTCAGACTGAATTTTTCATGGCGACTCATGGTACCAAGACTCCACTTTATGGTCACACTTGCATGGCTGGGCTTTCAGTGCTTCCATTAAGTAGCCTAATCCTGCCTTCTCTTTTGTCTTCCAGAACCCAGTTAACTaagctctctctttctcctaGGACACATTTGATATCAGGATTTTAATGGCTAAGTCTGTAAAGTATACAGTGAATTTCTTAGAAGCCAAAGAAGGCGATTTGCACAGGTAATATTTCCTTTTGGCCTCCTTTGGATTGTGGGCTGGAGAGAGTATATGTGAGTTAGAGTCACAAGGCTGGAAATCCATGCGGTTCCTGTGCAGAACAGATGGGACCTTGTATGTCCTCCTGAGACCTTTTATCCACACCAGGTTTCTTTGAAAAGCATTGTTCCAACCTCTTGCAAAAGCAGGAGAGGGTGGGTCCTCTTCTCATACTGCTACTGGAGCTGTCTTATAATTCCTATCAACAGTTACTCAATAGATTTAGGCACTATTTTAGCCTAAAATGAATCTCCTTTCAGAATTTGTCTAATACTTTAATCTTCTCCTGGCTTCTTCTCTTTGCTATCTCCAGAGACATGGGGAAAATTGGGGCTGGAGGAAAATTGTGAAACAGGTGCAGCATTCTGGACTTGTAGCTCTTCACTTTACTGGGTTAAGCATCATTAGGACTGCACATTTGGTTAAAGGGGATGGTGCTAGTTAGCCTAAGCCATCCTCTGAGGGCCACACGAACCTCCTTCGCTGCTGCCAAGGCTGCCTTGTCCATCCCTCTACCCTGTAACCATCACGTGGAGGTCTTGGCCTTGCCTCTGTATTAACAACTTTATTTTACTCTGCTTTCCAGGATAGAAATCCCATTCAAGTTCCACATGCTGCACTCAGGGCTTGTCCATGGTTTGGCTTTCTGGTTTGATGTAGCCTTCATTGGTTCAATGTAAGTGATGGGGGAAATGTACAAAGACTTGGGACCTCCCAAGGGAGTATGGGGTTTGTAGAACAGGTGCCAGTTCCAATTTCCTGCTGTTTGCTGAGTTCCCTTGCATGTCCACCTTCAGTTATCTtgtctctgtgtatatacataattgGGGTGCCTTTGCCCCCATTTTGGCCACCCCTGAACCTCAGATAAACCATAGACTGATTGTAGTCCCAGGGGAAATAGTTGGGGGGACTCTTAAGGGAAAACCAAGACTTCTCAGTTCCCTGACCTGCCTTCTGCCTTTTTGTTCTCCTATGTGGAGTTCTCTTTAGTAATTTCCTAGTGCCTGGAGCCTATAGCTGCTTGTTGGGTGTGTGTGCTCCCatttgtgtgattgtgtgtgcTCAGATATCTGGGGCTAAGACAACTAGAAGGATGCCTGACAGCTCCTTTTGTGTTCTTCTTCCAGTCAGTACTGTGTCTCAGGCTGAGAGatttctctccatcttcctcAGCCTGGTGTCTGATAGTAGAAAATCATTCCCTTCCCCACTCGAGCCTTCCCAAAGGGAAAAAGCTGCCCAAGTGCTGTTAACCTGGGATTTCTAGggcttttatattttcattaggGCAGATTTGTCAGAGGATTGGCTTGCCTAGGGGGACTCACCTGAGGCTTTACTACTTCCAGCACCCACTTACCCCTCAGCCGTTCCTCTGCTCCCCTAGAACCCTCGGAAGTTCATCTGAGCATTTCATTCCAGCCCAGACTCCTCCGTTCCTGAGCCTACTGGCTGACCGGGAGGCTCTCGGCTATTAGAGATGCCCTTTCACCATCTGTTCCCGCAGGCCCTCTTGGCCATATTCCTAGCTTGTCTTTGCCAAAACACAATGGTGACTCAGCTTCTGGAGAGATGAAGCAGCGCTTTCAGAGAGGGGCGGTGGCTGGCGCTCTGAGAGTCAGGGGCTGCCTTAGCTGTTGGGCCTTCTTATCCCTGGCTCTTAACCTTTTGTGTGACATGGCCCATTTGGCAGTCTCATGTAATAACCCATCAGTCagaattatgttttgaaaatttcatcattgaaagaaatagtaaattagTGATTAGTGAAAATATAAAGATGcaggtttgttttatttgttttctattcaAGTTCATAGGCTGATTTTCCAGTTTTACAAGTGCTAATGATCCCTCAGTCTTTAGGCACATAGTGTGCAGGATCTGGGGGAATGAGTGGTACCCACCGCCCTCAGcatcccctctctccctctcaccaACAGAATGACAGTGTGGCTGTCCACAGCACCCACGGAGCCTCTGACTCACTGGTACCAAGTTCGGTGTTTGTTTCAGTCGCCGCTCTTTGCAAAGGCCGGGGACACGCTCTCAGGGACATGTCTGCTCATCGCAAACAAGAGGTAGGCCCTGTGGGAGAGGAGGGGAATCTGCTCTGGAGGCCATTTGAAGAAGTGAGAAATGTTTCCCAAGCCATAGCAGTCAGTCACACATGATGCCTTTCTCATTGGCATCCCTAATTTCAGATGTCCCATGTGTGGTCTGTGGCACATATCCCCATGGAGCTTCTCATCTAGACCAAGAACTCCCAGCTTTTTCATCTCCTCCTCAAAGAGCACAGTCTTCCTTGCCAGTATCTTGTCCCTAAGCAGTTAATCCTCTCCAATCTCTAAACCAAGTGATGGGGAGTCTTAATCCCTGGCACCAAGGCCAGTTCACACCTTCCATTCCCATCTGCAATCCAGAGTGAAATATGCTATTGGCCTTCCTCACAGCACTCTCAGGGATTGCTGACGCTGGGAGGAAGCTAGGCTAAATGAGCCCTGCCTGGGTCTCAGAAAGAGCAGCTCTGGGAAAATCCTGGTTTTCCCCTAACTGTCTCAGGGATAGCTGATAGTTGGAGAAAGAGGTGGCACAGTAGCGAGAGCCCTGGCCTTGGGGTCAGGAAACCTCAAGTCTGAATAATGCCTCGGGCCTTCTGGAGTTAAGTGTCCCTGGGACAGTTACTTTTGCTCCTCTTGGCTaaagttttttcatatgaaatgggagtaataatagaaTTTAGCTTATGGGCAGGAGGATCCAGTgggataacatatgtaaagttctttgctacctttaaagtgctataagaaatgctaactattattttttaatgaggcCAATAAATTATTATTGGCATCATTTCTTCCATGTGTTGGTGAATTGTGGGTCTCCTAATAATAAAACAGTTTAACATCTTTGGTTTAACCTGCTTTCCTCTGGACCAGCCAAAGCCTATTCTCAAACTTGTCCTGCTGTCCAGCAGCTTTGGATAGAAAGGAAGAGAGTCATTTAGAAAATCATTGCCTTCCCAAAGGGAAAAGGCTGCCCAAGTGCTATTAACCCTGGGCTTTCTAGggcttttatattttcattaggGCAGATTTGTCAAAGGATTGGCTTGCCTAGGGGGACTCACCTGAGGCTTTACTACTTCCAGCACCCACTTACCCCCTCAGCTATCCCTCTGCTCCCCTAGATCATGGCCTCTGTGTAGATTCACGATCCCTGGAAGAAAGATTCTTTAAATGCCTGGGAGGAATTCTAGAATGTGACATGTACAGATTTTCCTTCTCTAGAAACCCTGCATGCTATAAATTGTGGTATCCTGGGAGATGGCCAGAAGGAAGAGTAATTTGGCCTTAAGCTTCCTAGTTTTAAGAAGCCATGACTGAGCCTCTGGACCTGCTGTCCCTTCTCTTTGCAGACAGAGCTACGACATCAGTATTGTGGCCCAGGTGGATCAGACGGGTTCCAAATCCAGCAACCTCCTGGACCTGAAAAATCCTTTCTTTAGGTAGGTCTGTGTAGAGACCACTTGGCTGTGAATGCAAAGAACCTCATCAGATCTCTGAGCCAGGAGGGTCCCAAGAAGCCATCTTGGTGTACTTGCACTGGAGCTGTTATTCCTCCCTCCCTAGCATTCCCAATTGGTGGTCATCTGGCCTCTGCTTGAGGACCTGGAACCAAGAAGGGTTCACAGTCACTCCTTCCCACAAGCATCCTGCCTGCTTGTCAGAGAGCTCAAACTATTCACAAGTTGCTCTTTTGCCGAGTTCACATTGCCTCTATAACTTGTTTGTCTTACCTTCTATACATTAACCTCTAAGCTAAATGTTATTAATTCCTTCAATCAGTCCTCTTCAGAGATTTCATCCTGATTATCCTCCTAGCCCCAGTTAACGTCTTCCTATTCCCATTTGCAGAGGCATAGAGCCTTAGTCCCTGATCTTACTAATTTTTTATCCCTCACTTTTATGCAACACCCAGTCCCTTCTCGGGACACACCTGTGAGCCACCTGGTAGTTAGGGAGACAGCTACCTGGTCTGTTCTGCTGACCTCCTCAACTGTTCAGAGCCCCAAGAAAGAGCTTGTGTAACTGTTCGTTTTTCTGCCAGATATACAGGTACGACACCATCTCCTCCACCTGGGTCTCACTACACATCTCCGTCTGAGAACATGTGGAACACAGGTGGCGCCTACAATCTGAGCAGCGGGATGGCCGTGGCTGGTAAAGCTTTCCCATTTCCTCCTGTCTCCAGCTCCAGTCCTTTACTGAGCTGGAAAGCTCCTCTCAAGGGGTTCATACCATTTTTAAAGAATACACACCTGTGCCTGtgctgagagagagagtgagaaaggagggagggaggggagggagatagagagacagacaataGATGTGGGTGAGGAGGCAGGGATAGGCTCCCAAGAGCCTTTTTCAGGGTTAATAAGAACCagacttcctgggagttcttagCCTTTGGGCCAGATGCCCTAGGAAAAGCTATTATGACGGCCTCTCCCAGACAGACacattctctcctcttctctgcaGGGATGCCAACGGCCTACGACCTGAGCAGTGTTATCACTGGTGGAGCCAGTGTCAGCCACAACAATCTTATCCCTTTAGGTGCGTGTCCCTCTTGGGGGTGGGGATCTCCCTGAGACTGAGGATTTGGCCAGGGGGGACATGTGGATCACACCTTGGGGTGGTGCCTCAGTCAGAAAAGCAGGGTGGACCAGGCGTTTTCTCTGGGAAGGAGCCAGTGACACCTGCCAAGCAATGGATGGGACGTGGGGCCTGTCGCCAGCCTCTCCTTCCTCCGTGGGCCCTTCCCACTGGTGTCTACAGCTCTCTTGCTCTGCTGTCTCCTGTGTTGTGCCCATCTCTCTGTACTCCCCTCCCCAGAGGCCGCTGAGCAGTGTGAGGAAGGTTATCTTTGAGTGTGTATCCTTGTGTGTGTGACTCCCAAGATCAGCCCAGCCTTTGTCAGCTTGGAGCCCTCAGTTCCCTCGGAGCCCCTACTCGGTCCTAGGCCCCCTGCTGGGCACCTTGGGGTACTTTCTCAGGCCAGGAATGAGGTCCCATGCCTAGGGGTGGCTGAGACAGCCCTGACCAGAGCCCCCAGCCAAGGTGCTGACggcctctccctttccttccctctccctgcgCAGCCAACACTGGGATTGTCAATCACACCCACTCCCGGATGGGCTCCATTATGAGCACAGGGATTGTCCAAGGTAATGTGGCAGTGCCCAGGCAGGCAGGGAGTGTGTGTGTGCCCcgcctcccctcccacccccagggCCTCGACTGGCTGATGCTTGAGCTCTTGTCTTCTTGGGCAGACCCCTGAGCCCATCCTCTCCCTCTGCTTCTCTCTTCCCTAGCCTTAACCTTTGCTCTCtggttggggggtggggagggtgtcACCAAGCTCCGAAGTCGGGGTGGGTTCTGTTATGGAGAAGTGCCTCAGGGATAAGCCCTGTAGCCCTTCCCCTCCTGGGTTTCTGAGCCACATGGCCTCCAAACCTAGGCCAGGGAGAGAGGTCAGCCTCCAGGGGCAGGGGAGGAGGGCAGCTGTGGAGGGCACCCCGCTGGCCTTGAATGACCTAGGTCTTGTCTTCCCTCTTCTCCAGGCTCCTCCAGTGGCCAGAGTGGAGGTGGCTCCAGCACTCACTACCCAGTCAACAGCCAGTTCACCATGGGGGGCCCTGCCATCTCCATGGCCTCCCCTATGTCCATCACCACCAACACAATGCATTATGGGAGCTAAAAGTCCACCTCTGATCTGAACTGACCACACCAGGAAACCAAATGAAgatttccccttcctcccactttGGTGGACTGTGCCCTCTCCCTAACCCCTGCCCTAATAGGGCAGTTTTTACCCTTGTACCATAGAAACAAACACCCAGTCAGCTCCTTCTTTGACATGGGGACTTGTACACTTTTTTTATGAAATATTGACACCTCTGCGTCTTGGCCCTGGCTGAGGCCCCGAGTGAGCAGGCGAGCGAGCGTCGctgtattttacaaattttacaagAGATCATGTAGTCGGAGCCATTGCTCCCTCCTACCCCATCAACCCTTGGTTTGGCATCTTCCTAACAGCTGTATGTGGGGAGCCAGACTTTGGGGCACAGACCAGTGGCCTGTGGGGGGCTGTGCTGAGTGTTGAGGGTTGGGGGGAGGCATAGCCCCAGAAGTCTCATCACCTTTGCCTTTTTCCCTTTAGTCAGAGATCAACCATGTGACCAGCTGCAGGGACTAGTAAAACTGCCCCTCTAGCCTTACAGTGTCTCCCCAGGCAGCTCCCCCCCTTTGGATGAGGGGGAGGGCAAAGGTGGGGCTGTAGGGGGGTAGCAGGTGGGGTTCCTCCTGCATCTCTGGGTCCTTGGACAGGATCAGCGTGTGACATgctgctttttttaattttatttttttacaaaaataaccAGTGTCAATCCACAGACTCCAGAGGCCAGGCTGGCCTGGCCCAAGCATGAGCCAGCTGCCCCTGCTGATGGACTCCGAAGATcatggggaaaggggtgggggataAGGGCCAGGGGTAGCAAGAAAGCCCCTGCTTCTGGCATGGCTGGCTAGCAATGTGCCCAGTCCGACAGAGGCCTCTGCACTCGATTGGGCAAGCTGTGGCCCCAGGCCCAGGTAGCCTTGCTTCTCTGGGGAAGTCTGTGACCCCAGCACCAAAGGGTTCACCTCACACTTGAATGTACACACCAGCCCGTGGCTGTCAGAAGcagccttttccttctcccctcccagcTGAGTGAACCATCACATCTTGCTGCTCTCCTGTCACCTGTGACCCCAGAAGACCTTAGACAAttgtttttccctccctctctattctctccctccctaagAGAACAGGAGGGGACTGAGGCTTTGGCCAGTACTACCCATTCTGGGTtaggggtgggggggtgggggtggattAGTCAGTACTGGCAGAAACAGAATCTAGATTTCTTATGAAAGACcctgtttttctttgtagttcCCATTAGGCCTGTGTATTCCCTGTATCTTAGCATAGCCTCCAACCCTAAAAGTGTGTCATTTTTGTCCCTCCCATGGGTGCCTGGGAAGGGACCTTGCAGGGATTCCTTCTtgggaaataaaaacagaaacaagtaTTGTATCACAGGCAGTTTTCTTCAACTCTAGCCTGCCCAGGCTCTTAGCCCCCACTAATAGGACAGAATGGGGCCCCCTGAAGCAGGAGGGCCTACAAACTCACTGACTGCTCCCTCCCTTGCCCCATTTCAGTATGTAAGAGAATAAATCAATTTTACCCTAGTAGCTTTTCTGTCCACTGGTTTCTCACAAATGGAGGTGCCCAGTATGCCCATAATTCCAGTAGGCCCTCTGAAGGACTAGAAACCTCGTATACAGGTGAGGAGAAGTTCCATGTTTATATAGTCTCTTTAAATCACCTTtgcataaaaaataaactttttgatTTGTAAGAAATGTCTTCAAACCAGCAGAATGGACACAATGACTCAGCACCGGATGGTTCCTTCCATCAGTGGAGATCACCTGATGACCACTTGGCAGGGGGACCCTGTTCTGGTGGTTTCTTTCTCCCCCTGGATGACTAATGGTACTTGGTCTGTCAGCTTCCCCCAggtgcttaagaaaaaaaaaaaagtagaaactaAGTGAAAGGATCCCAAATTATGTTTCTACAAACCTTTTGCTCTTTGAGCAAAGATTCCCTATTAAATGGGGTATGAAACCAACCTCTCAAGGAAAGCCACCTGTGAAGCTTGCCGTCCCTCCCCTGGGGAGGGGTGGCTTTGGGGGATACTTCTCTCTTCAGACCCCCGCTATTCTGCTTACCTCTGTTCCTTTAGGAGGCTGCAGAAGTCCTGGAGGAGCCAGGTGCTGTGGCCTGGCGCAGTGGGGCTTGGGTCACAGGAACGgaccttgaaggcagggactggaaaaaatatatctaaagCGAGAAGTCTTGAGTCAGTGTCGAGGCTACAGGCCATCCCAGCTTGCCCATTCCTCTATACCTTGGACAGCTGATACTACCTTGCAGCCGATGGCCAGGAGGGCATGGAGGGCAACCATGACTGTAAGCAGCACTGCCGATACCACCTTGGTGTCTGAACGGACAAGAGGCCAGAAGGTGAGCAAGAGCACAGCCCCCGAAAGGGACACAGCCAAGACCCCAAAAAACCACTGAAGGCCTGAGATGGGGATGAGCCATAAGACCTGAGAGATAGAGGGGGAGGCTGCAGGATTTCTGTCAGTACTCACTACCCCAGCCCAACCTAGCCCCCAAGCTTTCCTCACCACAGTGGGGATGTAGATGAAGAGGGAATATCCATAAACACACACAGTCTCCAGAAAGGTATAGCAGCCAACACGGTCTCTGACCCCCTTGCGCCACTGCAGGAAGCCCCATAGTGCTGCTGGTACCAGCCACGCATAGCAGTAAATGGTGACCCCTGCAACAGTAACTGGGAGAGAAAGCACAAACCTTAGTTGCCTAAGGCCAAGAAGCTCTTTAGTGTCCTGCACAGCCCATTCTTCTCCGTGTGTGCAGGACAGGCCCAGAGTCTGCTCCCACCTTGATAGGAATCCTCAAGGATTGCTCACCTTTATGAAACTGGGGGCTATAAGAAAAGGAAGACTGACTCCAGCTCTGTAGCAGGGTGGACAGGTTGCTACTCACAGCCAATGTGAAGGCCAAAGTAGCACATATCCAGAAAGGCCCTAGAGAAGGAGTGGAAAGAAAGTGCAAAATGTTGATCAGATCCCCGAGAATTACATTGCCCTCTTGCCCTACAGAACTCCACCCTGTTCCCAATTTTCTCTCGGACTCAGCTAGCGAAATAAAAACCTAGCCTTACCATATAGGTCTGGATGATGCCGAAGACAGTGTTTCACAAAGTTCTGCCTAGGTGCTGGCAACAGTGAACTTTTAATCCTTTCCAGCACCTAGGATGGAAAGGGGAGCACTCAACCACTGAAATTAATCACACACTAAactccctgcctttaaggagtttcACCAGAGGGGATCTAGATATACTATTTGTATATCATGAtaacatcaagaaaaagaaaatggggaaggggaggaagtaggaaggaaagcTCATTTTCAACTTTGTGGATCAAGAAAAGGTGCTGGGAGGTGCTGGCCCCTTAAGGCAAGTGCAGAAATGCCAAGAGGCTTAGCCAAAACTAAGGCCTATAAGTGGGGGGCTTACAGCTTCCCATCTTAAGTCAAAATTAGCCTGGACCCTCACCTGATATGTATCTACATCAAAGAAAGACTGGTGGTAGCTGAAGGTCCAGAACTTTGGAGATTGTTTCTCACCCCCAAGCAACTGTAAGAGAAATGGTCCAAGGCATGTTTGTTCCCTGTAGACTCCCAACAGGGTAAGAGGGAGTTTGAAGGGTCCAAGCTCACCTGAGTCTGATCATTCTCTTCTAATTCACCATCTTCTTGGTCCTCCTTGTCCACAGCTAGGCTCACATGGCCCTGCAATTCCTCCAGGCTGGAGATGGCAGCAGCCCCAGGTGTCTCAGCCAGCTGGTCAGTAGCCGCTTCAAATTCTGTAGATGTGACCAGCCGCCCCCCCCCCTCCAAACTCAAGAGCCGGGTATTAgtaaaccaccaccaccaccaccacccccccccaCTCCCTGCCCCAGCCATCCATTAATCCCTTCCCTTTGGATTGTCAGTTTGTCTCCCTCTCCCCTGTATTCAGGCCCAGCAACCAGTGGAGTTGGGGGGATTAAAGGGAAGCCTGTCAGACAGCGCTGGGGGGGAAGGTCCATGCAGAACATGAGCATCGTCTAGCTGGCAAAGTGGATGAAGCGCTGAGActcgagtcaggaagacctgagttcaaattcagcctcagacactagctctgtcaccctgggcatgtcacttataatctctgcctcagtttcctcatctgtaaaataggggtatTAACACCTACCTCCCACGGTTGTGTGAATCAAATGGAACATTTTAAAGCGCTTCGCAAGGGAGCTGACATAGACGAGGTTCTGGATATAggttaattattataataatagtacaGGAAGTTTGGGTCCCAAGAGGGAGTTTGGAGAGTCATGGGCTCTGGGAATTGATCAAAGTGAAAAGGTCCTTGGGGGAGGTAGGAGGACGGGGAGATACCGGGCTCTGGAGTTTCTGGGGAGGTTCAGGTAGAGAAGTCGGAGTCCCGAGTATGGGAGCTGGAGAGGGGGGCCCCGGGGCCCCAGTACTCGTGGGGAGGGATTAGAGTTTCTTCACTCACCGTGAAAGGTGAGTTCTTGGGGCGCA
This genomic window contains:
- the CARM1 gene encoding histone-arginine methyltransferase CARM1 isoform X2 produces the protein MAAAAAAAAAAAGGSGPAGGVAAAGPGVAVSVFPGARLLTIGDANGEIQRHAEQQALRLEVRTGQDAACIALYSHEDVCVFKCSVSRETECSRVGKQSFIITLGCNSVLIQFATPNDFCSFYNILKTCRGHNLERSVFSERTEESSAVQYFQFYGYLSQQQNMMQDYVRTGTYQRAILQNHSDFKDKIVLDVGCGSGILSFFAAQAGARKVYAVEASTMAQHAEVLVKSNNLTDRIVVIPGKVEEISLPEQVDIIISEPMGYMLFNERMLESYLHAKKYLKPSGNMFPTIGDVHLAPFTDEQLYMEQFTKANFWYQPSFHGVDLSALRGAAVDEYFRQPVVDTFDIRILMAKSVKYTVNFLEAKEGDLHRIEIPFKFHMLHSGLVHGLAFWFDVAFIGSIMTVWLSTAPTEPLTHWYQVRCLFQSPLFAKAGDTLSGTCLLIANKRQSYDISIVAQVDQTGSKSSNLLDLKNPFFRYTGTTPSPPPGSHYTSPSENMWNTGGAYNLSSGMAVAGMPTAYDLSSVITGGASVSHNNLIPLGSSSGQSGGGSSTHYPVNSQFTMGGPAISMASPMSITTNTMHYGS
- the CARM1 gene encoding histone-arginine methyltransferase CARM1 isoform X1, whose amino-acid sequence is MAAAAAAAAAAAGGSGPAGGVAAAGPGVAVSVFPGARLLTIGDANGEIQRHAEQQALRLEVRTGQDAACIALYSHEDVCVFKCSVSRETECSRVGKQSFIITLGCNSVLIQFATPNDFCSFYNILKTCRGHNLERSVFSERTEESSAVQYFQFYGYLSQQQNMMQDYVRTGTYQRAILQNHSDFKDKIVLDVGCGSGILSFFAAQAGARKVYAVEASTMAQHAEVLVKSNNLTDRIVVIPGKVEEISLPEQVDIIISEPMGYMLFNERMLESYLHAKKYLKPSGNMFPTIGDVHLAPFTDEQLYMEQFTKANFWYQPSFHGVDLSALRGAAVDEYFRQPVVDTFDIRILMAKSVKYTVNFLEAKEGDLHRIEIPFKFHMLHSGLVHGLAFWFDVAFIGSIMTVWLSTAPTEPLTHWYQVRCLFQSPLFAKAGDTLSGTCLLIANKRQSYDISIVAQVDQTGSKSSNLLDLKNPFFRYTGTTPSPPPGSHYTSPSENMWNTGGAYNLSSGMAVAGMPTAYDLSSVITGGASVSHNNLIPLANTGIVNHTHSRMGSIMSTGIVQGSSSGQSGGGSSTHYPVNSQFTMGGPAISMASPMSITTNTMHYGS
- the YIPF2 gene encoding protein YIPF2 isoform X2, yielding MAAPQELTFHEFEAATDQLAETPGAAAISSLEELQGHVSLAVDKEDQEDGELEENDQTQLLGGEKQSPKFWTFSYHQSFFDVDTYQVLERIKSSLLPAPRQNFVKHCLRHHPDLYGPFWICATLAFTLAVSSNLSTLLQSWSQSSFSYSPQFHKVTVAGVTIYCYAWLVPAALWGFLQWRKGVRDRVGCYTFLETVCVYGYSLFIYIPTVVLWLIPISGLQWFFGVLAVSLSGAVLLLTFWPLVRSDTKVVSAVLLTVMVALHALLAIGCKIYFFQSLPSRSVPVTQAPLRQATAPGSSRTSAAS
- the YIPF2 gene encoding protein YIPF2 isoform X1, encoding MAGAGSGGGWWWWWWFTNTRLLSLEGGGRLVTSTEFEAATDQLAETPGAAAISSLEELQGHVSLAVDKEDQEDGELEENDQTQLLGGEKQSPKFWTFSYHQSFFDVDTYQVLERIKSSLLPAPRQNFVKHCLRHHPDLYGPFWICATLAFTLAVSSNLSTLLQSWSQSSFSYSPQFHKVTVAGVTIYCYAWLVPAALWGFLQWRKGVRDRVGCYTFLETVCVYGYSLFIYIPTVVLWLIPISGLQWFFGVLAVSLSGAVLLLTFWPLVRSDTKVVSAVLLTVMVALHALLAIGCKIYFFQSLPSRSVPVTQAPLRQATAPGSSRTSAAS